A single window of Achromobacter xylosoxidans DNA harbors:
- a CDS encoding autotransporter outer membrane beta-barrel domain-containing protein, whose protein sequence is MTYRTNKWLTATVALSTSCCGAAMAADLTVTSGNTQVFDGSASLPGGIDVNGGTLVVGGNGGGAGVTLAGNVNAASNGTVSGFGTIDGNLDVTGARVAPGYPVGTPTGVSNGNLVVKGDLSMNNAVFDFETGYAGLPITQPGTGDNITVGGNVALNNTTLNVSVNTLGVNAGYYRILSYGGTLSGNGLTLGTVSGDSLPAATIQSLTGDKQINLILGPSTTNLWNGNGVASATRAGGGNGTWSAASANWNSPANATGALPDGGYAIFAGATGTVTVDGGAGPVRVSGIQFATDRYTLQGAPITLVGNGGNPPALVVGDGTYASGQFVDTIHNPLQGTQGFVKTGPGSLILTADSSGLSGPILIADGALEIDGKLNGPVDIGREVVLAGVGQLGATTLYPTAVIAPGNDGSPIGTLTINGNLTFGADTIYRVHADPASSASDRIHVTGIASLDGTVAHIGPAGNYAPRATYNILTADGGIQGRFTGASSAYAFLTPTLSYDTKNAYMTLTRNDVPIGSIGNGGNESSVGEALDKEDPPVAGTGSSSNGNGSPSNGNDASPGGGSAVIGSGNASVQGSGARQVTTAVLSMTANEARSALKLLAGEAYASTASVLQGQADTVRALPLEHLRGNLDAPMRAGQPTAQLGSPSADALPQSGASPLWAQAFGNWSTLGGDGNASSVKQSAGGFFVGGDGAVGGGWRLGGALGYTGSHSSVADAASRTDVDSYTATLFGGRNFAAGPGHVRFMAGAAYTWHDIDTKRNVAAGSLNQQLKSSYRASSTQVFTELGYHLPLNDAYAIEPFAGLAWNQLRTRDFEESGGSAALRGKGGSDDVTSTTLGMRGSWRFDSHGAPGRLTASLGWRHAMGDVKPRQELAFDGGSTFSVRGVPIAQNAAVVGLGAEMAITRNTTAGVAYDAQFGGGNRQQSGLFKLAMRF, encoded by the coding sequence TTGACTTACCGCACGAACAAGTGGCTGACGGCCACGGTCGCATTGAGTACCTCCTGCTGCGGCGCCGCCATGGCCGCCGACCTGACGGTGACGTCCGGCAATACCCAGGTGTTCGACGGCTCGGCCAGCCTGCCGGGCGGCATTGACGTCAACGGCGGCACGCTGGTGGTGGGCGGCAACGGCGGCGGCGCCGGCGTCACCCTTGCCGGCAACGTCAACGCCGCGTCGAACGGCACGGTGTCGGGCTTCGGCACGATCGACGGCAATCTCGACGTGACGGGCGCGCGCGTCGCGCCCGGGTACCCGGTCGGCACGCCGACCGGCGTGTCCAACGGCAACCTCGTCGTCAAGGGCGACCTGTCGATGAACAACGCCGTGTTCGATTTCGAGACCGGCTACGCGGGCCTGCCGATCACGCAACCCGGCACCGGCGACAACATCACGGTCGGCGGCAACGTCGCCCTGAACAACACCACGCTGAACGTGTCGGTCAACACCCTGGGCGTCAACGCCGGCTATTACCGCATCCTGTCGTACGGCGGCACATTGAGCGGCAACGGCCTGACGCTGGGCACGGTCAGCGGCGACTCGCTGCCGGCCGCGACCATCCAGTCGCTCACCGGCGACAAGCAGATCAACCTCATCCTGGGCCCCAGCACGACCAATCTGTGGAACGGCAACGGCGTGGCGTCGGCGACCCGCGCGGGCGGCGGCAACGGCACCTGGAGCGCCGCCAGCGCCAACTGGAACAGCCCGGCCAATGCCACCGGCGCGCTGCCCGACGGCGGCTACGCCATATTCGCGGGCGCGACCGGCACCGTCACGGTGGATGGCGGCGCCGGCCCCGTGCGCGTGTCCGGCATCCAGTTCGCCACCGACCGCTACACCCTGCAAGGCGCGCCCATCACCCTGGTCGGCAACGGCGGCAATCCGCCGGCCCTGGTGGTTGGCGACGGCACCTATGCCTCCGGCCAGTTCGTCGACACCATCCACAACCCGCTGCAAGGCACGCAAGGCTTCGTCAAGACCGGCCCGGGGTCGCTGATCCTGACCGCCGACAGCAGCGGCCTGAGCGGCCCCATCCTGATCGCCGACGGCGCCCTGGAAATCGACGGCAAGTTGAACGGCCCCGTCGACATCGGCCGCGAAGTCGTGCTGGCGGGTGTCGGCCAACTCGGCGCCACCACGCTCTACCCCACCGCCGTCATCGCGCCCGGCAATGACGGCTCGCCCATCGGCACGTTGACGATCAACGGCAACCTCACCTTCGGCGCGGACACGATCTATCGCGTGCACGCCGACCCGGCCAGCAGCGCGAGCGATCGCATCCACGTCACCGGCATCGCCAGCCTGGACGGGACCGTGGCGCACATCGGGCCGGCCGGCAACTATGCGCCGCGCGCCACCTACAACATCCTGACCGCCGACGGCGGCATCCAGGGCCGCTTCACGGGCGCCTCCAGCGCCTATGCCTTCCTTACGCCCACGCTCAGCTACGACACGAAGAACGCCTACATGACGCTGACGCGCAATGACGTCCCGATCGGCAGCATCGGCAATGGCGGCAACGAAAGCAGCGTGGGCGAAGCCCTCGACAAGGAAGACCCGCCCGTGGCCGGCACTGGCTCGTCGTCCAACGGCAACGGTTCGCCGTCCAACGGCAATGACGCGTCGCCGGGTGGCGGATCGGCCGTCATCGGCAGCGGCAACGCGTCGGTCCAGGGTTCCGGCGCGCGCCAGGTGACCACGGCGGTGCTGTCGATGACGGCGAACGAAGCGCGATCGGCCCTCAAGCTGCTCGCGGGTGAAGCCTACGCGAGCACCGCCTCGGTGCTGCAAGGCCAGGCGGACACCGTGCGCGCGCTGCCGCTGGAGCACCTGCGCGGCAACCTGGACGCGCCCATGCGCGCCGGCCAGCCCACCGCCCAGCTGGGCTCGCCTTCCGCCGACGCCCTGCCGCAAAGCGGCGCCTCGCCGCTCTGGGCCCAGGCCTTCGGCAACTGGAGCACGCTCGGCGGCGACGGCAACGCATCGAGCGTGAAGCAGTCGGCCGGCGGCTTCTTCGTCGGCGGCGACGGCGCGGTCGGCGGCGGCTGGCGCCTGGGCGGCGCGCTCGGCTACACGGGCAGCCACAGCTCGGTCGCCGATGCCGCGTCGCGCACCGACGTCGACAGCTACACCGCGACCCTGTTCGGCGGGCGCAACTTCGCGGCCGGCCCCGGCCACGTCCGCTTCATGGCGGGCGCGGCCTACACCTGGCACGACATCGACACCAAGCGCAACGTGGCCGCGGGCAGCCTGAACCAGCAGCTCAAGTCGTCGTATCGCGCCTCGTCGACCCAGGTGTTCACCGAACTCGGCTACCACCTGCCGCTCAATGACGCCTACGCCATCGAACCCTTTGCCGGCCTGGCCTGGAACCAGCTGCGCACGCGCGATTTCGAGGAATCGGGCGGCAGCGCCGCGCTGCGCGGCAAGGGCGGCTCGGACGACGTTACCAGCACCACGCTGGGAATGCGCGGCTCATGGCGCTTCGACTCGCACGGCGCGCCGGGCCGCCTGACCGCATCGCTGGGCTGGCGCCACGCCATGGGCGACGTGAAGCCGCGCCAGGAGCTGGCCTTCGACGGCGGCAGCACGTTCTCGGTGCGGGGCGTGCCGATCGCGCAGAACGCCGCCGTGGTCGGGCTGGGCGCCGAAATGGCCATCACGCGCAACACCACCGCGGGCGTTGCCTACGACGCGCAGTTCGGCGGCGGCAACCGGCAGCAGTCGGGCCTGTTCAAGCTGGCCATGCGCTTCTAG
- a CDS encoding Dps family protein, whose translation MAKKLNEKTTKAAKTLRKRPLATPTDLAAAATRDISAVLNQVLADVFALYLKTKNFHWHVSGPHFRDYHLLLDEQGDQLFAMTDPIAERIRKIGGTTLRSIGHISRSQRIADNDADYVQPLDMLAELREDNKTLAATLREAHNVTDEHRDIASSSLIENWIDETERRTWFLFEASRQGDSTGH comes from the coding sequence ATGGCCAAGAAACTGAATGAGAAGACCACCAAGGCGGCAAAGACGCTGCGCAAGCGTCCGCTGGCGACCCCCACCGACCTGGCCGCCGCCGCCACCCGCGACATCTCCGCGGTGCTGAACCAGGTGCTGGCCGACGTGTTCGCGCTGTACCTGAAGACCAAGAATTTCCATTGGCACGTCAGCGGGCCGCATTTTCGCGACTACCATCTGCTGCTCGATGAACAGGGCGACCAACTGTTCGCCATGACCGATCCGATCGCCGAGCGCATCCGCAAGATCGGCGGCACCACGCTGCGTTCCATCGGCCATATCTCGCGCAGCCAGCGCATTGCCGACAACGACGCCGACTACGTGCAGCCGCTCGACATGCTGGCCGAGCTGCGCGAAGACAACAAGACCCTGGCGGCCACGCTGCGCGAGGCCCACAACGTTACCGACGAACATCGCGACATCGCCAGCTCCAGCCTGATCGAGAACTGGATCGACGAGACCGAGCGGCGTACCTGGTTCCTGTTCGAGGCCAGCCGGCAGGGCGACAGCACCGGCCATTGA
- the msrB gene encoding peptide-methionine (R)-S-oxide reductase MsrB: MKLTRRHFLGASGVFAAAGLAPLLAGRGARAAQPRAYPYALSDAEWRARLTKAQYEVLRQEGTERPYTSPLNDEHRAGTFACAGCAQKLFSSATKFDSGTGWPSFWQPLERAVDTLEDRSFGMTRTAVNCSNCGGHLGHVFDDGPRPTGLRYCMNGVALSFTPRA; the protein is encoded by the coding sequence ATGAAACTGACACGCAGGCATTTCCTGGGCGCGAGCGGTGTATTCGCCGCCGCCGGCCTGGCGCCGCTGCTGGCCGGGCGTGGCGCCCGTGCCGCGCAGCCCCGCGCCTATCCCTATGCCCTGAGCGACGCCGAATGGCGCGCCAGGCTGACCAAGGCGCAATACGAGGTGCTGCGCCAGGAAGGCACCGAACGGCCCTACACCAGCCCGCTCAACGACGAGCACCGCGCCGGCACGTTCGCCTGCGCCGGCTGCGCCCAGAAGCTGTTCTCGTCGGCCACCAAGTTCGACAGCGGCACGGGCTGGCCCAGCTTCTGGCAGCCGCTGGAACGCGCCGTCGACACGCTGGAAGACCGCAGCTTCGGCATGACCCGCACCGCCGTCAATTGCAGCAACTGCGGCGGCCATCTGGGCCACGTCTTCGACGACGGGCCGCGCCCGACCGGACTGCGCTACTGCATGAACGGCGTGGCCTTGAGCTTCACCCCGCGGGCCTGA
- a CDS encoding M24 family metallopeptidase — protein sequence MNTPPAPLSLAERNRRWNLARDLMRAEGLQALVVYGDREAAAPAGFSPDCYFSNDRPGSLVVFIGDEAPRVYTFASLMIADHIQSALRGDLQWIAPEQLYVGKTGRDVGAWLAERGLDGSRVGIIGLEPYPPFYFDGALPARTLQGLAQALPKAELVPVYKAFFRLASVKSEEELGLVRYAAHIGEAMSETLRATARPGVSEADLVAAVTATCFAMGGYTAEVLLGTGPEYVGWGPPAWQYRSQRPRLLREGDIVLSEIFALYGLMETQHQAAVAIGEVHPDIHRAADVARACYESGLAALRVGNTFGDLVDAMEAPLLESGGWHVHPLVHSINPYGPVGFGTAPGIESLPEAARYPQLRPLPTVGRDLPLQAGMCFAFEPNCGFGRHLANIGGTVIVGENGGIALNRNSTRLMLADG from the coding sequence ATGAACACCCCTCCCGCCCCGCTGTCGCTGGCGGAAAGAAACCGGCGCTGGAACCTGGCCCGCGACCTCATGCGGGCCGAAGGCCTGCAGGCGCTGGTCGTCTATGGCGACCGCGAAGCGGCCGCGCCCGCCGGTTTTTCGCCCGATTGCTATTTCAGCAACGACCGCCCCGGATCGCTGGTGGTCTTCATCGGCGACGAAGCGCCCAGGGTCTATACCTTCGCCTCGCTGATGATCGCCGACCACATCCAGTCGGCGCTGCGCGGCGACCTGCAATGGATCGCGCCGGAACAGCTGTACGTGGGCAAGACGGGCCGCGACGTCGGCGCCTGGCTGGCTGAACGCGGGCTGGACGGCAGCCGCGTCGGCATCATCGGGCTGGAACCCTATCCGCCCTTCTATTTCGACGGCGCCCTGCCCGCGCGCACCCTGCAGGGCCTGGCGCAGGCCTTGCCCAAGGCGGAACTCGTCCCCGTGTACAAAGCCTTCTTCCGGCTGGCATCGGTCAAGAGCGAGGAAGAACTCGGCCTGGTCCGCTACGCCGCCCATATCGGCGAGGCCATGAGCGAAACACTGCGCGCCACGGCCCGGCCGGGGGTCAGCGAAGCCGACCTGGTGGCCGCCGTCACCGCCACCTGCTTCGCCATGGGCGGCTACACCGCCGAAGTGCTGCTGGGAACCGGCCCGGAGTATGTCGGCTGGGGACCGCCCGCGTGGCAGTACCGGTCGCAGCGGCCCCGGCTGCTGCGCGAGGGCGACATCGTGCTGTCGGAGATCTTCGCGCTCTATGGCTTGATGGAAACGCAGCACCAGGCGGCGGTGGCGATCGGCGAGGTCCACCCGGACATCCATCGCGCCGCCGACGTCGCCCGCGCCTGCTATGAAAGCGGCCTGGCGGCGCTGCGCGTGGGCAATACGTTTGGCGATCTGGTCGACGCCATGGAGGCGCCTTTGCTGGAATCCGGCGGCTGGCACGTGCATCCCCTGGTCCACAGCATCAACCCCTACGGTCCGGTGGGCTTCGGCACCGCGCCGGGGATAGAATCCCTGCCCGAGGCCGCGCGCTATCCGCAACTGCGGCCCCTGCCGACCGTGGGCCGGGATCTTCCGCTGCAAGCCGGCATGTGCTTCGCGTTCGAGCCCAACTGCGGCTTCGGGCGCCATCTGGCCAACATCGGCGGCACGGTGATCGTGGGTGAAAATGGCGGCATCGCCCTGAACCGGAATTCGACCCGGCTGATGCTCGCCGACGGCTAG
- a CDS encoding TetR/AcrR family transcriptional regulator, which translates to MASSPSPRPRGRPARPDAELRAAALEAATWLLLNQGYAAATLEAVAKRAGMAKKTVYRFAANREDLVAQVVRGWTDTFEPVMAQDVGSAADVLPALARVLQAIADRALSADAVGMFRLLTADFPARAALLAVYQENGIERGTAMLAAWFEKLAARGFIRIRQPRETAGLLLAMTIAEPLRQMALGLAQPLPQGSIADRIQACVALFAGQGEVFAVRSGAAVD; encoded by the coding sequence ATGGCATCGTCCCCCTCGCCGCGGCCGCGCGGCCGTCCCGCCCGGCCCGACGCCGAATTGCGCGCGGCCGCGCTGGAGGCCGCCACCTGGCTATTGCTGAACCAGGGCTACGCCGCGGCCACGCTGGAAGCGGTGGCCAAGCGGGCCGGCATGGCCAAGAAAACCGTCTACCGCTTCGCGGCCAATCGCGAGGACCTGGTGGCGCAAGTGGTGCGCGGCTGGACCGACACATTCGAGCCGGTGATGGCGCAGGATGTCGGCAGCGCCGCCGATGTGCTGCCGGCCCTGGCGCGGGTGCTGCAGGCGATCGCCGATCGCGCCTTGTCGGCCGACGCCGTCGGCATGTTCCGGCTGCTGACCGCCGACTTTCCGGCGCGCGCGGCGCTGTTGGCGGTCTACCAGGAAAATGGCATCGAGCGCGGCACCGCGATGCTGGCCGCGTGGTTCGAGAAGCTCGCCGCGCGGGGCTTCATCCGCATCAGGCAGCCGCGCGAGACGGCCGGCCTGCTGCTGGCCATGACCATCGCCGAGCCGTTGCGGCAGATGGCGCTGGGCCTGGCCCAGCCGCTGCCCCAGGGCTCCATCGCGGATCGCATCCAGGCTTGCGTGGCGTTGTTTGCCGGCCAGGGCGAAGTGTTCGCGGTCAGGTCCGGCGCGGCCGTGGACTAG
- the msrA gene encoding peptide-methionine (S)-S-oxide reductase MsrA, translated as MPLLSLSRATLAAAGALFALGSAGAAETAFVIPPPALDAPAGAAQEKAVIAGGCFWGVQAVFQHVKGVTSAVSGYAGGQASTADYDTVSGGRSGHAESVEITYDPSQVSYGQLLQIYFSVAHDPTQLNRQGPDSGTQYRSTVFPANDDQRKVAEAYIAQLNKSGVYPKALATTVEPLKGFYPAEGYHQDYLVRHPYSMYIMVNDVPKVENLARTFPAAYRDKPVLVNP; from the coding sequence ATGCCCCTTCTTTCCCTCTCCCGCGCCACGCTGGCCGCCGCCGGCGCCCTGTTCGCCCTGGGCTCGGCCGGCGCCGCCGAAACCGCCTTCGTCATTCCGCCGCCCGCGCTCGACGCCCCGGCCGGCGCGGCCCAGGAAAAGGCCGTGATCGCCGGCGGCTGCTTCTGGGGCGTGCAGGCGGTGTTCCAGCACGTCAAGGGCGTCACCTCGGCGGTCTCCGGCTACGCCGGCGGCCAGGCGTCCACCGCCGACTACGACACCGTCAGCGGCGGCCGCAGCGGCCACGCGGAATCCGTCGAGATCACCTACGACCCCAGCCAGGTCAGCTATGGCCAGCTGCTGCAGATCTATTTCTCGGTGGCGCACGATCCCACCCAGCTCAACCGCCAGGGTCCGGACAGCGGCACGCAGTACCGGTCCACGGTGTTCCCGGCCAATGACGACCAGCGCAAAGTGGCCGAGGCCTACATCGCGCAACTGAACAAGTCGGGCGTCTACCCAAAGGCGCTGGCGACCACGGTCGAGCCGCTCAAGGGCTTCTATCCCGCCGAGGGCTATCACCAGGACTACCTGGTGCGGCATCCGTACAGCATGTACATCATGGTGAACGACGTGCCCAAGGTGGAGAACCTGGCCCGGACCTTCCCGGCGGCGTACCGCGACAAGCCGGTGCTGGTGAATCCATAG
- a CDS encoding CerR family C-terminal domain-containing protein, which translates to MSTSTTESPATERAADTRDRLLRAGLALFSQLGLEGVRTRQLAQAAGVNQSAIPYHFGGKEGVYAAVLEQTAQAIAERLDWPDAAPRTAADAALQLEAIMRGFAAALLDSEASAARSLLLAREQLQPTPKFEAIHAVLFMPLHEAVTRRVAVIRGEAPDSRGCILRAHAILGQAIVFAVAREALLRRLGTGRLTRAMVAEIAAMVGATAVAAARD; encoded by the coding sequence ATGAGTACATCGACGACTGAATCCCCTGCCACCGAGCGCGCCGCCGACACGCGCGACCGGTTGCTGCGGGCCGGACTGGCCCTCTTCAGCCAGCTGGGCCTCGAAGGCGTGCGCACGCGCCAGCTGGCGCAGGCCGCCGGCGTCAACCAATCCGCCATTCCGTATCATTTCGGCGGCAAGGAAGGCGTCTATGCAGCCGTACTGGAGCAGACGGCGCAAGCCATCGCCGAACGGCTGGACTGGCCGGATGCCGCGCCCCGCACAGCAGCCGACGCGGCGCTGCAACTGGAAGCGATCATGCGCGGCTTCGCGGCCGCGTTGCTGGATTCCGAGGCGTCCGCCGCCCGCAGCCTGCTGCTGGCGCGCGAACAGCTGCAACCCACTCCCAAATTCGAAGCCATCCACGCCGTGCTGTTCATGCCCCTGCACGAAGCGGTGACGCGGCGCGTCGCCGTCATCCGGGGGGAAGCGCCCGACAGCCGCGGCTGCATCCTGCGCGCCCACGCCATTCTGGGACAGGCCATTGTCTTTGCCGTGGCGCGCGAAGCGCTGTTGCGGCGCCTGGGAACCGGCCGCCTGACCCGCGCCATGGTCGCCGAGATCGCCGCCATGGTCGGCGCCACGGCGGTGGCGGCCGCTCGCGACTAG
- a CDS encoding DAPG hydrolase family protein, whose product MTSPHPDAAHIRADMDSLLDPAPLRLETGITRLPGGGLVVAARTDLHGCKGRMFDWWFKFFQTTQHIKWWHPQDHVEHRGWDSAWRRGENYIGASIHAVESLADLPPVAARLKFHAPAEAFDAERLRAAQDSQDVSAAVYARIGFGDHVQLDPDGDPMDGQMIHLTRDTPFGCVLRSRFYLGLSGERPEQAVPDALGLNLLRHCYTEFTFLSRFLPSLYYGEHANGEAAPLPW is encoded by the coding sequence ATGACCTCCCCGCATCCCGACGCGGCGCACATCCGCGCCGACATGGACAGTCTGCTCGACCCCGCGCCGCTCAGGCTCGAGACCGGCATCACCCGGCTGCCCGGCGGCGGCCTGGTGGTGGCCGCGCGCACCGACCTGCACGGCTGCAAGGGCCGCATGTTCGACTGGTGGTTCAAATTCTTCCAGACCACCCAGCACATCAAGTGGTGGCATCCGCAGGACCACGTCGAGCACCGCGGCTGGGACAGCGCCTGGCGCCGGGGTGAAAACTACATCGGCGCCTCGATCCACGCGGTCGAGTCGCTGGCCGACCTGCCGCCGGTGGCGGCCAGGCTGAAGTTCCACGCGCCCGCAGAGGCCTTCGACGCCGAGCGCTTGCGCGCGGCGCAGGACAGCCAGGACGTGTCGGCGGCCGTCTATGCGCGCATTGGCTTTGGCGACCACGTCCAGCTCGACCCGGACGGCGATCCGATGGACGGCCAGATGATCCACCTGACGCGCGACACGCCGTTCGGCTGCGTGCTGCGCAGCCGTTTCTACCTGGGGCTGTCGGGCGAACGGCCGGAACAGGCCGTGCCGGACGCGCTGGGGCTGAACCTGCTGCGCCACTGTTATACGGAGTTCACCTTCCTGTCGCGCTTCCTGCCGTCGCTCTATTACGGCGAGCACGCCAACGGCGAGGCGGCGCCCCTGCCCTGGTAG